One Tissierellales bacterium genomic window, AAGAGTAAATATTTGGACTTCATCGAAAATATATCAGATATAAAAATAAGAACTATTCATTCTTTTAGCAAGCATTTGCTTGATAAAGTTTACTATGAACTCGGATATTCAAAAGATATAAGTATTAGGAGTTACAAATACGACAAGAAAAGACTTATAGAGAATAGTATACATAAATATCGCATGGAAAACCAAGAACAATATAAAAGTATCATAGAAGATTGTAATCTGCCTTTATATAAGGTGATAGATGCTTTTATATATATACAGAATTATATTGATAACAGAGGTCTAGATATATCAAGAATAGATTTTGGCAAGGACTATGGCTTCGAAAGAGGGTTTAGTAACTTTATCAAAGACATACTAATAGATTTGAATATGAAATTACAAAATAAAAAATATATAGATAATTCACTAGAAGTAAATGATTTGATAAAAAATTTGGATAAAATAAAGTGCTCAAAAGAGAGTTCGAAGAAGTTTGATTTTGAATATATAATGATTGATGAATTTCAAGATACTGATGATATACAGTTGAATTTTGTGGCAGCATTTGCAAATTCACTTGGGATAAAAACCTTTGTTGTTGGAGATGAAAAACAAAGTATATATAGATTTAGAGGTGCCGATCATGGAGCATTTGAAAAATGGGAAAATAGATTAGGTAAGAACGATAGAAAAACAGAAACTATTATATTGCATAAGAATTATAGAAGCGTAGATGTTTTATTGAATAAGTTGAATCAAATGTTTCTTAGCATAAAGGCGAAAGATAATAATCAATGGTTAGCCTATTTCAAGTTTGATGAAACCGATTGTTTGACTCCTACAAGAAACGGAAAAGATAAAGGAGTAGATGGATTTCACATAATTAATTATAATACAGACGCTGGTCTTGAAAAGGGTTTGCTTGAAAACATTGAAGGGCTAAAGGAAAAGAAAGAAGCAGAGGAAGAAGCAAAGAAAAGCAAGAAGAATGAGGAAGAAGAAGGAAACCATAGTACTGCGATATTGGTTAGAACAAATGATCAGCTAGAAAAACTTGAAAAAATACTTGAAAAAACAGATTTGAAATACAAAATTGATATAGATGGAGAATTTTACAGAACTAAAGCGGTAAAAGATTTTTACGCACTGATACAAGGTATGATTTACGAACAAAGTTATAGCGCTCAGGTTGCTTTGTTTAATAGTTCGTATGGAAGCGGAGTTAGCTATAAATATGTTTTAAGTCAGTATTCTGCAGATACGGATTATATGAAAAGAGTTTTGAGGGAATCACCAGATTATTTAATGTTCAAAAAGTACAGAGAAGATTTCTTAGATAAGCCATTTTTTGAGGTGGTATATTGTATCATACAAGATTTAAAGCCGCATGTGAGATTTGCTTCAAAATACAACAAGAGAAGAGAATATGAACTAAAAAGATACAAGGGCAATTTGTATCAATTATTGTATATACTCGAAAGTGAATTTTTAGATAGTGAAGTAACCATAATGGATATAGAAAATTTTTTGAAAATTAAAATATTGACAGATAAAACAGAGTCGGAACGGAGTGCAGATTCAAATGAAGAATTTGATGTAGTTGCTATGACTATTCATAAATCGAAAGGACTTGAATTTGACCATGTAATAATACCGTACTTATATGAACCGATGGTAACTCATAAGAATTATGAGTGTGTTTTAAATGGAAATAAATTGGGTTATAAAATAAAGAACATAAAAAGAGGCGATGATGAATTTTCCAATAATTATTTTAAAGAACGGTCAAAGGATGAAGAAAGAGAAAGTATAGCGGAAGAAGTTAGGGTACTTTATGTTGGTATGACTAGGGCAAAGAATTCATTGAGTGTGTGTATGAAGGATTCACTAGAAGGGGTTTCAAAGATAAAAAATTGGTCAGATCTTATAGAAAGGGAGTCTTCGGATGTTTAATATAATAACTTATGAAAATCCGCATCGTTTTTTTAGAAGCATTGACTTTAAAGAAAATGAACTTCACATAGCAGGTACATCAGCACTGACGACATATTTGAAGAATAGAACTAGAGAATATAAAAATAGAATTTGGACATACGATATTTTCAAAAAATCAATATATAAAGAGTGGTATGATCCAATTTCAATACTGAAACTGAAAATTTGTGTAAGAGATTTAATTGATAAAAGCAAAAGTGAAGATTATAGAAATATTTTAAAAAAAGATATAGACTCAATAACAGATGCGTTTAGAGATTTGATAGAAATAGGTATAGAAAAATTGGATGACAAAAGTGAAAGTGATCCATATACAATTGAGCTTATAAATTTGTTTAATGAATTTGCAAAAGACACTATAGTAAAAAGTCTAAATACATTTACAAGATTAAGAAATGATGAAATGATTAAAAATCTAAATGATGCTACTAAAAAGATTAATGGGAATAAGTTAGTAAAAAATTATATAGAAAAAATTGATTGTATTTATTTATATAACATAAATTATGTAAATATAAATAGGTATGTTCTTTTTAGAAGGCTTTTATGGAAAGAAATAAAACTTATTTTTTGCATACCAATTTATAATGAATACAAAGCAATTACAGAACCTTGGGAAAATATATATCGTGAGATTATTGAAAAGGAGATAGACAGCAGTGAAACAATGGATGGATACAAAGAATTATCTTCTTGTTCATACATAAATTATTTGAAAAATGGTAGCCGTGATAAAGATAATAAAAAGCGAATAGGAATGCATGAATTTAGTCAT contains:
- a CDS encoding ATP-dependent helicase: MARKKVDRKLVEEVFKLIEDGIKITLIIPSTNIESYIGKKEEEYIERLKENGFLRIYYLNGNFFEFNIEDGIRIEKKHEEILGKIEFNIEQFKAEHMDLNSDIIIKAGAGTGKTKVLIDRILYLIHMKPDLDLKKIVMLTFTNEATVQMKNKLIKKLKAYFENTKKSKYLDFIENISDIKIRTIHSFSKHLLDKVYYELGYSKDISIRSYKYDKKRLIENSIHKYRMENQEQYKSIIEDCNLPLYKVIDAFIYIQNYIDNRGLDISRIDFGKDYGFERGFSNFIKDILIDLNMKLQNKKYIDNSLEVNDLIKNLDKIKCSKESSKKFDFEYIMIDEFQDTDDIQLNFVAAFANSLGIKTFVVGDEKQSIYRFRGADHGAFEKWENRLGKNDRKTETIILHKNYRSVDVLLNKLNQMFLSIKAKDNNQWLAYFKFDETDCLTPTRNGKDKGVDGFHIINYNTDAGLEKGLLENIEGLKEKKEAEEEAKKSKKNEEEEGNHSTAILVRTNDQLEKLEKILEKTDLKYKIDIDGEFYRTKAVKDFYALIQGMIYEQSYSAQVALFNSSYGSGVSYKYVLSQYSADTDYMKRVLRESPDYLMFKKYREDFLDKPFFEVVYCIIQDLKPHVRFASKYNKRREYELKRYKGNLYQLLYILESEFLDSEVTIMDIENFLKIKILTDKTESERSADSNEEFDVVAMTIHKSKGLEFDHVIIPYLYEPMVTHKNYECVLNGNKLGYKIKNIKRGDDEFSNNYFKERSKDEERESIAEEVRVLYVGMTRAKNSLSVCMKDSLEGVSKIKNWSDLIERESSDV